In Mongoliitalea daihaiensis, one DNA window encodes the following:
- a CDS encoding SusC/RagA family TonB-linked outer membrane protein — MSRLLLLVFTLIISLTFSLETYAQTRVLTGTVVDSSGEPIPGVNILEKRSNSGTTTDLDGKYSISVTNNTVLVFSFIGFSVQEVLIGNRSTLDVTLSEDLSELSEVVVTSFGMEKDKKALGFSVTQIGGEKFTESRAINLGNALTGKIAGVNVSPPASGAAGSTRVVIRGGSSLTGNDQPLYVVNGMPIETGNLGSAGMWGGNDGGDGLASINPDDIESISVLKGNAAAALYGARAANGVVLITTKSGKARKGIGVSLNSNITFDRAWDLTDYQREFGPGRDGVRPLTADEAIEIGQGHWGPRYDGVPSLQFDGVSRPFSHTGEGINDFYRTGMTINNSVALSGGNEKATYRFAYSDLHNQDVMPNSGFKRRVLNVNINSKLGEKLTLDFSGQYSNQDAQNRPRLSDSPGNANFSVFNRPGNVPFSALRGPGDKLGANEDLLELRYQQNVFQTNPYWAAHQFSRSDVTDRVLGQVTLKYDITDWLYIMGRAGTDYQARTDNAYEPWGTAYRPRGSYNLTKLTLREDNLDLFIGGQKDFGNFSVDAMVGANRMRRSTEALSGGGNDLVVPFFHSVRNVAEPVVGYNFSEWGINSIFGSANFGYKNFLFLNLTARQDQFSTLAPENSKLFYPSVGTSFVLSDVIDMPKAITFTKFRASWGQTGGGAPMPYALNLNYGLVGAGHLGGSLGQINNGSIPNNALQPYLSTEYEIGGDFRFLDNRIGLDFAFYNRNTTNDILATGISATSGFNSTIVNIGELRNRGVELLLNITAIRNKDFQWDFSLNYANNQSMVLSLGNDAEGDPIEFINLDESRLRRERIRHIVGQPLGMIAGFKHQTINGQKVYDDDGLPVWTDGLETIAEARHPVSAGLANNFSYKGFRLMVLLDMRYGGSLVSGTNFFAYSNGLHQETLVGRDGGLTVSGVDRNGEARTWEIPAVTGDPNNYWLNNYYTRYAQVTENIVYDASFIQLRELSFGYTIPRNLLAKTPFESASISLVGRNLALLWSNVPNIHPESAYTVSGNAQGLEFFAMPVARNFGFNINVNF; from the coding sequence ACCTTGAGTGAGGATTTATCTGAATTATCGGAGGTAGTGGTAACTTCTTTTGGTATGGAAAAGGATAAAAAAGCATTAGGGTTTTCTGTCACTCAAATAGGAGGGGAGAAATTCACCGAATCAAGAGCCATCAACTTAGGGAATGCTTTGACAGGGAAAATTGCTGGTGTCAATGTGTCTCCACCAGCTTCTGGTGCAGCAGGTTCTACCCGTGTGGTTATCCGTGGGGGATCTTCCTTGACAGGAAATGATCAGCCACTTTATGTGGTTAACGGGATGCCAATCGAGACCGGTAATTTAGGTAGTGCAGGTATGTGGGGAGGAAATGATGGAGGTGATGGCTTGGCTTCTATCAATCCTGATGATATAGAAAGTATTTCTGTGTTGAAAGGGAATGCCGCAGCTGCTCTTTATGGTGCACGTGCTGCCAATGGCGTGGTACTAATTACAACCAAATCAGGAAAAGCTAGAAAAGGTATTGGTGTTTCATTAAACAGTAATATCACATTTGATAGAGCTTGGGATCTAACAGATTATCAGCGTGAATTTGGACCTGGTAGAGATGGTGTTAGGCCACTGACAGCTGATGAAGCCATTGAAATAGGACAAGGACATTGGGGTCCAAGGTATGATGGAGTCCCATCCTTACAGTTTGATGGAGTGTCGAGACCTTTTTCTCATACAGGGGAGGGAATCAATGATTTCTACAGAACAGGAATGACTATTAACAATTCTGTTGCTTTAAGTGGAGGAAATGAAAAAGCTACTTATCGATTTGCATATTCAGATTTGCATAATCAGGATGTTATGCCGAACTCGGGTTTTAAAAGAAGAGTTTTGAATGTGAATATCAACAGTAAGTTAGGGGAAAAATTGACCTTGGATTTTAGTGGTCAATATTCCAATCAGGATGCTCAAAATAGACCTCGATTGTCGGATTCTCCAGGAAACGCAAACTTCTCTGTTTTTAATAGACCTGGAAATGTTCCTTTTTCTGCTTTAAGAGGTCCTGGAGATAAATTAGGAGCTAATGAAGACTTACTTGAATTAAGATATCAGCAAAATGTATTCCAAACGAACCCGTATTGGGCGGCACATCAGTTTTCAAGATCTGATGTTACCGATAGGGTATTGGGTCAGGTAACGTTGAAGTATGACATTACTGACTGGTTGTATATCATGGGTAGAGCAGGTACAGATTACCAAGCAAGAACGGACAACGCTTACGAACCTTGGGGAACTGCTTATAGGCCAAGAGGTAGTTACAATTTAACAAAACTGACATTAAGAGAAGATAATTTGGATTTGTTTATTGGTGGGCAAAAGGATTTTGGAAACTTTTCTGTAGATGCTATGGTGGGAGCCAACAGAATGAGAAGATCTACCGAAGCGTTGAGTGGGGGTGGAAATGATCTAGTAGTTCCTTTTTTCCATAGTGTTCGAAATGTTGCAGAACCAGTCGTTGGGTATAATTTCTCAGAGTGGGGTATTAACTCTATTTTTGGATCAGCTAACTTTGGTTACAAAAACTTTTTGTTTTTGAATTTGACGGCTCGTCAGGATCAATTTTCGACTTTAGCTCCTGAAAACAGTAAGTTATTTTACCCATCAGTGGGGACTAGCTTTGTATTGAGCGATGTAATCGATATGCCTAAGGCGATTACTTTTACAAAGTTTCGAGCATCTTGGGGACAAACCGGTGGTGGAGCTCCGATGCCTTATGCCTTAAATCTAAATTATGGATTAGTAGGTGCTGGACATCTTGGGGGTAGTCTTGGACAAATCAATAATGGTTCCATTCCAAATAATGCCCTCCAACCTTATTTATCTACAGAATATGAAATAGGTGGAGATTTTAGATTTTTAGATAATAGAATTGGGTTGGATTTTGCTTTTTATAATAGAAATACTACCAATGATATATTGGCAACGGGTATTTCTGCAACCTCTGGATTTAATTCCACTATCGTCAACATTGGGGAGTTAAGAAATCGTGGTGTTGAATTATTATTGAACATTACAGCCATAAGAAATAAAGATTTCCAATGGGATTTCTCTCTCAACTATGCCAATAATCAGAGTATGGTCCTCAGCTTAGGGAATGATGCCGAAGGCGATCCAATAGAATTTATTAACCTAGATGAATCTAGACTAAGAAGAGAAAGAATTCGACACATAGTTGGGCAACCGCTTGGGATGATTGCTGGGTTTAAACATCAGACCATCAATGGACAAAAAGTATATGACGATGATGGATTACCTGTTTGGACAGATGGTTTAGAAACCATTGCAGAAGCACGTCATCCCGTTTCTGCGGGTTTGGCCAATAACTTCTCCTACAAAGGGTTTAGGCTGATGGTATTACTTGACATGCGATACGGGGGTAGTTTAGTTTCTGGAACTAACTTCTTTGCATATTCCAATGGATTGCATCAGGAGACACTAGTAGGACGTGACGGAGGCTTGACTGTCTCAGGTGTAGACAGAAATGGAGAAGCAAGAACGTGGGAAATACCTGCTGTAACAGGTGATCCTAATAATTATTGGTTGAATAATTATTATACCCGTTATGCACAAGTTACCGAAAATATTGTGTACGATGCTTCTTTTATTCAGTTGAGAGAATTGTCTTTTGGGTATACAATCCCAAGGAATCTACTTGCGAAAACCCCGTTTGAATCAGCTTCAATTTCGTTAGTTGGTAGGAATTTAGCCTTGCTTTGGTCTAATGTTCCTAATATACATCCAGAGTCGGCATATACGGTGTCAGGTAATGCACAAGGGTTAGAGTTTTTTGCAATGCCAGTGGCTAGAAACTTTGGGTTTAATATTAATGTGAATTTCTAA
- a CDS encoding SusD/RagB family nutrient-binding outer membrane lipoprotein, which yields MKTIYKITGILLAFTLIFSSCDEQELIDLNVDPNAVTDMDMQFLFSLATLRIAGEYENTRANVLYAAPMIQHIASLAGYFSGDKYFYNPQYSGAYMERHYTDVIRLYSHVINRTQDDPAEANVNAAATVMRVFDLHRMTDIYGDVPYFQAGRGLEGAENWFPVYDSQQEIYEDMISSLREARGKFSPSARGLGNQDFMYRGDLNQWRKFTNSLLMRIAMRMSEVNPTRAREVFIEANSSGAFESIADNGYIHFTTGPIGVNRNGLNDGLWNTYKYSRDCKISKTFMDWMIENNDPRLMIVSGGLGDPERPDTWNTDPAAQRGMPNGFNSATLRTVLSPQDVALFDTPGVGNRMFSMLNLKYLDWEDPYWLISYAEVEFMKAEAAVLGWISSDASTHFANGITAAINSWVDFDASFARSSAEISAYIAGRGFEAASTQDKLRLIGEEYWAATWLNSIESWANWRRTGFPVLEPTQDPNRFEVNEIPRRLRYWEDEIGNNPQNYRSAVSRIGGDFFMTKTWWDGGN from the coding sequence ATGAAGACGATATATAAAATAACAGGCATATTATTGGCATTTACGCTCATATTTTCATCCTGCGATGAGCAAGAGCTGATTGATCTCAATGTGGATCCTAATGCCGTGACGGATATGGATATGCAGTTTTTGTTTTCTCTTGCTACGCTAAGGATAGCTGGCGAATACGAAAATACTAGAGCAAATGTATTATACGCTGCGCCCATGATACAGCATATAGCTTCTTTAGCAGGCTATTTTAGTGGGGATAAGTATTTCTATAACCCGCAGTATAGCGGAGCGTATATGGAACGACATTATACAGATGTAATACGATTATATTCTCATGTGATCAACAGAACTCAAGATGACCCAGCTGAAGCTAATGTCAACGCAGCAGCAACGGTTATGCGGGTTTTTGACCTCCACAGAATGACAGATATCTATGGAGATGTTCCTTACTTTCAAGCCGGAAGAGGTCTTGAAGGGGCTGAGAACTGGTTTCCTGTATATGACAGTCAGCAGGAAATTTATGAGGATATGATATCCTCCTTAAGAGAAGCAAGAGGGAAATTTTCTCCATCAGCTCGTGGACTGGGCAATCAGGATTTCATGTATAGGGGTGACTTAAATCAGTGGAGAAAGTTCACCAACTCCCTTTTGATGCGAATTGCTATGCGAATGAGTGAGGTTAACCCTACGCGGGCTAGAGAGGTATTTATAGAAGCAAATAGCAGTGGTGCTTTTGAATCTATAGCAGATAATGGGTACATTCACTTCACAACAGGCCCTATTGGTGTAAATAGAAATGGATTGAATGATGGCCTTTGGAATACATATAAGTATTCAAGAGATTGTAAAATTAGTAAAACATTCATGGATTGGATGATTGAAAATAATGACCCACGATTGATGATTGTATCAGGTGGTTTGGGAGACCCTGAAAGACCAGATACCTGGAATACAGACCCCGCAGCTCAAAGAGGAATGCCAAATGGCTTTAATTCTGCTACTCTTAGGACTGTCTTGTCTCCTCAAGATGTCGCATTATTTGATACTCCAGGTGTTGGGAATAGAATGTTTTCTATGCTAAATCTCAAATATTTAGATTGGGAAGATCCTTATTGGTTAATTTCTTATGCTGAGGTAGAGTTTATGAAGGCTGAAGCAGCAGTATTGGGCTGGATTTCCTCTGATGCATCAACGCATTTTGCTAATGGAATCACTGCTGCAATTAATTCTTGGGTTGATTTTGATGCCTCATTTGCTAGATCTTCAGCTGAGATTAGCGCTTACATTGCTGGAAGAGGTTTTGAAGCAGCCTCTACACAAGATAAGTTGCGCCTAATTGGAGAAGAATATTGGGCAGCTACTTGGTTGAATTCAATTGAATCATGGGCTAATTGGAGAAGGACAGGTTTTCCTGTTTTAGAACCTACGCAAGACCCCAATAGATTTGAAGTCAATGAAATCCCACGTCGCTTAAGATACTGGGAAGATGAAATTGGTAATAACCCTCAAAATTACCGTTCTGCTGTCAGTAGGATTGGAGGAGATTTCTTCATGACGAAAACTTGGTGGGATGGTGGAAATTAA
- a CDS encoding glycoside hydrolase family 18 protein encodes MKKLLFLIIGFGLLQVISCTSKPNSFQEPPYKLIGYIAGWKNLDVSSIDPFAFTHINYAFANVVDGLVTEGEGRFEQDSTNLVALNSLKAINPELKILISIGGWTWSKGFSDAVLTPEGRKRLTDSAIDYLLKHRLDGLDFDWEYPGIPGDDNPYRDEDRENFVWMLQSVRKALDSLGALHHRHYLHTIASGGFQEYVDANNLGEAQKYLDFINIMTYDFTGVWAPKTGHHTNLSAPKPNMRSTRAAVRQHLEAGVPAEKLVVGVAFYGKAWKSVNPENNGLNQEAVGWKNFSFKDMQSYIADENYQKLWDEASQAPYLWNPLDSIFFTYENEQSIQSKVAFVKELGLGGMMFWEYHEDSEDHTLLKAMNRYLSP; translated from the coding sequence ATGAAAAAACTACTGTTTTTAATCATTGGATTTGGTTTGTTACAGGTGATCTCATGTACTTCTAAACCAAATTCTTTTCAAGAGCCCCCCTATAAGCTCATTGGATATATCGCAGGCTGGAAAAATCTAGATGTTTCGAGTATAGATCCTTTTGCATTTACCCATATCAATTATGCCTTCGCAAATGTGGTCGACGGACTGGTGACGGAAGGTGAAGGTAGATTTGAACAGGATAGCACTAACCTAGTAGCATTAAATTCTTTAAAGGCTATCAATCCTGAATTGAAAATTCTGATTTCTATTGGTGGTTGGACTTGGTCCAAAGGCTTCTCAGATGCCGTTCTAACTCCCGAAGGGAGAAAGCGATTAACAGATTCTGCCATAGATTACTTACTTAAGCATCGGTTAGATGGCTTAGATTTTGATTGGGAATACCCTGGAATTCCCGGAGATGACAATCCTTACAGAGATGAAGACCGAGAAAATTTCGTGTGGATGCTTCAGTCGGTTAGGAAAGCGCTGGACAGTTTGGGGGCTCTTCACCATAGGCATTATCTACATACTATTGCATCAGGTGGATTCCAGGAATATGTGGATGCCAATAACTTGGGAGAAGCTCAAAAATACTTGGATTTTATCAATATCATGACCTATGACTTTACAGGGGTATGGGCTCCTAAGACAGGGCATCATACCAACCTTAGTGCTCCGAAACCAAATATGCGCTCCACTCGAGCAGCAGTTAGGCAGCACTTGGAAGCTGGTGTGCCAGCCGAGAAGTTGGTTGTTGGTGTTGCTTTTTACGGTAAGGCATGGAAGTCTGTTAACCCTGAAAATAATGGATTGAATCAAGAGGCAGTTGGATGGAAAAATTTCTCATTTAAGGATATGCAATCTTATATTGCAGACGAAAACTATCAAAAACTATGGGATGAGGCTAGTCAAGCTCCGTATTTGTGGAACCCCCTTGACTCGATTTTCTTCACTTACGAAAATGAACAATCCATCCAATCCAAAGTAGCATTTGTGAAAGAATTGGGATTGGGGGGCATGATGTTTTGGGAATATCATGAAGACTCTGAAGACCATACATTGTTAAAAGCTATGAATCGTTACCTTAGTCCCTAA